The Salvelinus namaycush isolate Seneca chromosome 19, SaNama_1.0, whole genome shotgun sequence DNA window tcccagacctgctgttttcaactcttaatgatcggctatgaaaagccaactgaaaattattcatgattattatttgaccatgcttgtcacttatgaacattttgaacatcttggcatagttctgttataatctccacccggcacagccagaagaggactggccacccctcatagcctggttcctctctaggtttcttcctaggttttggcctttctagggagtttttcctagccaccgtgcttctacacctgcattgcttgctgtttggggttttaggctgggtttctgtacagcacttcgagatattagctgatgtacgaagggctatataaaataaacttgattgattggttagtgatcagttaagctattagtgtttgcacatgtgaggagtgtgtgtgtgacctggtgaataagtgtagcattttgattggttgtgtttggaaaaggaaaccaagtcacttcctgttagatttttgtgttttaggtagagaattgtgtgtagtgttttgaaaaaagtgttttatgcaattgacaactgagtcaaaggctgagaaatagcttatggttttggatatttggtgtgtagttttgcactttgagtgagaggtttcaaaaatcgtgtgacatgaaaagattttgtgtgtaagcagttggaaaaaacagTCAAAAAaacattgtgctgtctggtttgcttaatataaggaatttgatatgATTTATACTGttccttttgatacttaagtatattttagcagtaacatttacttttgatacataactatatttaaaaccaaatacttttagacttactcaagtagtattttactgggtgactttcacttttacttgagtcattttctattaaggtactattctttacttttactctagaatgaaaattgggtactttttccaccactgacccCTCGTTCAATCACGTcacatcctctctctttctggctaCATTTACGTAGGCAGCACAATTCTGATATTTCGCCCAATTATAGGCAAAAGAGCTGAAAAAAAgaacagaattgggctgcctgtgtaaatgcagcctgaGAGGCTCAAAGACAGCTTCCCCAGGTAGGCTACCTATCAATACAACCCTAGGGGCTGGATTCAATCTGCAGCACAGAAGATCTGCATTGTAGAATGGTATAAATCACGCTATAACACTGATCTTCACGCTActgattgatttcagctctaacaGTCAGACTCACTTCCACAGTGCAGTTCCCTCACTCATTCCACCACTACAGTCTTAATTTTAATTCAGCTATCACCTGTCAGTTCTGTCAAATCGATGGACTGTTCTTAGTGATGGGGATATGAAACGTCCTCAGCCATATGGCTGAAATCAATTTACCATGTGCCACACATCAAGGATCAGAGGTTTATCATTGGCTCAGGTTTGAAAGTTCACCTTTGGTATAAACTGTGTTGGGAGGACAACATTTATACAGTtaacattcctctctctctctcactgctgctACTGTACTTCCTGGATGGAAAAGTACCCCAGGCACACATGAACATTCGATTGAgagaagattttttttaaacttttacttCAGACAGGCCCGTTTCTATGGGTTGGATTTTCGGGTAAACGACATTCGATCGCGACTTCATTGCTTCTCAGCGGCTTTATCGGAGGCTGGTGGAGCTCACTGCTCTGCTCACACTCCTGGCCCTCACAGGTGAGataactctttctctcttttttttgtctccctctctctctagctctcttctTATTCAAGTCTTTCTTTCAACTATCCTtctgtctcgctctgtccccCCACACCTTCTACTTCACTAGATAATGCATACAGAAGGGAACAGAACATAGATGAACACAACCTCTGCAGTAACATCTGCTACACTGAAGTGTTAATTAATATAGTGAAGAACCTCAAGTTTGAAGGTTGATGATATGTTTTAGGAAGTTTTATCAGGTATCTGGGTTACTTAGGGAAAGTGATGAATTATTTCACATAGTGCTTGAATGCATAAGGAGTTTCTTTCTCGTGTGTGAGAAAGGGACGAGCATGGCAGACAGCTGAAAACAGACTTGGGAGATAAGTGAAATGTAGATTCTATTGTATATGTCATGTGTTACTGAAGAATAACTACCCATGGTGATTCTAATAATCCCTTTCATCTCAAAAGTATTTTCTAGCTCTCTATACCACCATTTTGCAAGAAGGGTTGCAGtgggagggaagaagagagaaagagggggaagtgtcagagagaggtagggaaagaaagagtgagagggaggaagaaacaggagggagaaTGAGATAGCTGACAAGGCAGATCTCTCAGTGGGATGTCTGACTCATTGTTAAATGTGAAAGAACTGCTGGGCTGATGAGAAAAGTTCAGCTGGGAAATTGCTCTGTTGATGTTCAGTGCTCATTAGTAACTTAGATTGGTGCAAAACACCTGCAAATCATTTCCTATAACCTCAACCATGTGCCCAATCTCTGGCTGTTTCTGTTAAGCCTCTATTGAATTTGTTGTGCTTTATCAAACCACAAACGAACTCAATAATCACAAACACCTCCCTAAGTGTCCTaatttatttgatttaacctttatttaactaggcaagtcagttaagaacaaattcttctttacattgacagcctaggaacagtgggttaactggcttgttcaggggcagaactacagatttttaccttgtcagcttggggatttgatctagcaacctttcagttacttgcccaacactctaaccactaggctacctgccgctaatGACTAGCTTTATCAGATGTTTTCAGTGAGAGCAGCTTGCACAAGATCCTGAAGAAAATAAATGGTAATATTCGCAGAAATCTTTTacatacacacattatacacTGTGCATACTTTACATTCTACTCCCTTTACATGTCTCCTCTCCGCCTCTCCCCAGTGGTGGGTAACAGTAGCACTCCCTCTAAGTCTGGAGTGGCAGTCGCTCCCGCCAAGGCCAAAGAGTTGCTGGCCAAGCTACGAAGGCCCAAGAGGAACATCTGGGACCGCAGCAGGCCAGACGTGCAGCAGTGGATCATGCAGTTCATGTACATGGGCTTTGATGAGACGGTGAGTGGGGACAGGAGGGTTGGATGGGGTAGGGCTCTGAGTTTATTCTGTCCCTGGGACCTGACTAGGAAAAACTATAGGCCCTACTATGGGCCATTGTCATAGGCTATAGCCATGACAGGGAGGTTATCCTGGTCAGGTCTCAAGGTTGGAAAAACTCCTGGCGCTAGATACAGTATGGGACAGGGTAAAAAAATCCTTTAGCATGATAgatagaggaagggaggaagggataATCCCCAGCCTAATTCATAATCGTTATCAGACTAGATAAGAGCAGAAGGATGGTTCTGTCACAGCAGGAAACAGAGACTCTTTTCAAAGGAGAGATAATTATCCTCTAACACTATGGACATCACTGGGCCTGAAACaccttgaacacacacacacatgcacgcgcatACAcacaaaggttacctgtaaactttgccaaaaaatgtcaaagtacttatgtaatacaactttaagtattttttaacgttaacttcttctggctgcaagcccgaggccgcccacaatatgacaacagccagctcaagtgcagggcgcgaaattcaaaatatatattttttaaatatttaactttcacacattaacaagtccaatacagcaaatgaaaggtacacatcttgtgaatccagccaacatgtccgatttttaaaatgttttacagcgaaaacagcacgtatatttatgttagctcaccaccaaatacaaaaaaggacagacatttttcacagcacaggtagcatgcacaaagccaacctaactaaccaagaaccaaccaaactaaccaagaaacaacttcatcagatgacagtcttataacatgttatacaataaatcgatgttttgttcgaaaaatgtgcatatttcaggtataaatcatagtttacattgcagctacaatcagaaattgcaccgaaagcagccataataattacagacaccaacgtcaaatacctaattactcatcataaaac harbors:
- the LOC120063977 gene encoding augurin-A-like, encoding FDRDFIASQRLYRRLVELTALLTLLALTDVFSESSLHKILKKINVVGNSSTPSKSGVAVAPAKAKELLAKLRRPKRNIWDRSRPDVQQWIMQFMYMGFDETRLGMDLSYWMDHASNDQGRQHHYDENSPIGSRDRGAHRHGANVNYDYY